The following proteins are encoded in a genomic region of Rudaeicoccus suwonensis:
- a CDS encoding ISL3 family transposase has product MSDPTGCGCARACSAGSCCARCDLLVGLPGLHVTDVGERDYGLIVTVESPAGLMGCAACGVVAESHGRRVHELIDAPSFGRPVRVRWRKRTWSCSEPSCGTKGFTEQDDRVAAPRALLTTRACWWAIRQIRRENASVQGIARQLGTTWRTVWSAIKPLLEAMDADPTRFNGVRTLGVDEHIWHHVSTIKRGPKELTGMVDLTRHQVTSGKNKGQWRVRARLLDLVPGRSGVVYADWLKARNHTFRDHIKVATLDPFQGYKNAIDDELEDATAVLDAFHVVKLGTDAVDDVRRRVQHDTLGHRGRKGDPLYSIMTILRCNPDRLTDKQKARLTAAINAHEAHEEVSIAWQAAQQLRSAYAAEDLATGRTIATKILDSFPNCPIPEIRRLGKTLNRWKEAFLAYFTTGRANNGGTEAINGLIELHRRVARGFRNRHNYRLRMLLIGGGLTHPEHLPPPQV; this is encoded by the coding sequence ATGTCTGACCCTACGGGGTGCGGGTGTGCCCGCGCATGCTCTGCTGGCTCGTGTTGCGCCCGGTGCGACCTATTGGTCGGCTTACCTGGCCTGCACGTGACCGATGTCGGCGAACGTGACTACGGGCTGATCGTGACGGTCGAATCACCGGCTGGGCTGATGGGCTGTGCCGCCTGTGGGGTGGTCGCCGAGAGTCATGGCCGTCGGGTTCACGAACTGATCGATGCGCCGTCGTTCGGGCGGCCGGTGCGAGTTCGATGGCGTAAGCGGACGTGGTCTTGTAGCGAACCTTCCTGCGGGACGAAGGGTTTCACTGAGCAGGACGATCGGGTCGCCGCGCCGCGGGCGCTGCTGACCACTCGGGCGTGCTGGTGGGCGATCCGCCAGATCCGCCGCGAGAACGCCTCCGTGCAGGGCATCGCGCGGCAGTTGGGCACGACCTGGCGCACCGTCTGGTCGGCGATCAAGCCGCTGTTGGAAGCGATGGACGCGGACCCGACCCGGTTCAACGGCGTGAGGACCTTAGGCGTGGACGAGCACATCTGGCACCACGTATCCACCATCAAGCGGGGACCCAAAGAGCTGACCGGGATGGTCGACCTGACCCGCCACCAGGTCACCTCCGGGAAGAACAAAGGACAGTGGCGCGTCCGGGCCAGGCTGCTGGACCTGGTACCCGGCCGATCCGGGGTCGTGTACGCCGACTGGCTCAAGGCCCGCAACCACACGTTCCGGGACCACATCAAGGTCGCCACGCTCGACCCGTTCCAGGGGTACAAGAACGCAATCGATGACGAATTAGAAGACGCTACAGCCGTATTGGACGCTTTCCACGTCGTCAAGCTTGGTACTGACGCCGTCGATGACGTGCGCCGCCGGGTGCAGCACGACACCCTCGGACACCGCGGCCGCAAAGGTGACCCGCTCTACTCGATCATGACCATCCTGCGCTGTAACCCCGACCGGTTGACCGACAAGCAGAAAGCCCGCTTGACCGCGGCCATCAACGCGCACGAGGCACACGAAGAAGTGTCCATCGCATGGCAAGCCGCCCAGCAACTGCGTAGCGCCTACGCCGCCGAAGACCTGGCTACCGGACGCACCATCGCCACCAAAATCCTCGACTCCTTCCCCAACTGCCCGATCCCCGAGATCCGCCGTCTCGGCAAGACCCTCAACCGGTGGAAAGAAGCATTCCTGGCCTACTTCACCACCGGCCGCGCCAACAACGGAGGCACCGAAGCGATCAACGGCCTCATCGAACTCCACCGCCGCGTCGCCCGAGGCTTCCGCAACCGTCACAACTACCGGCTACGCATGCTCCTCATCGGCGGCGGACTCACCCACCCCGAACACCTACCCCCACCGCAGGTATGA
- a CDS encoding GIY-YIG nuclease family protein, giving the protein MAGEDAFDLPMLRSVSKDLLECRVLIDERGLFELTAEALQETTRPAPFDGQKRQAVFNPIHAQRFITHLEQTRQVSAARVLTALEQGMGLSRESARAGTSHRASQWSLLRWFGSIHMMADATAQELATGLLRDATSRGVSPRTQAYYEDCAEHMAAWFALPWSRDLLQRWDAAGIRMREPRSTCQRTIPGTKVTMVSAPERSTSSDGHEIKPITEQDREAERRRTRDGSRAVDDVYRHGGHVIRSDDADYVYCPENPSLDVVDTRQGFRTVLTRSEFHRFLAKGPGAVPPSTPAADSMWAQIRDAHPGAFRIGSRGQLPQHPAVTSAGALYMYTRATGQIVVVLAGSLQSAIDALESDSDVAFARTRSVWVPGSIETLRRDSPVLRDGSPSPLQRGRTRLIQSEDDWANVPHIAGIYRIHLIDELGPSVYIGRSQDLRIRPRRHEKTAGRSWSDGTSLGIVKIELIRVKGNDQGHAWSMFDLDNAEALHIARAQERALQGGPRVLNITGGRNGPPSRPRSQMYVWKAESSNPPLEQAPGWILKGEPESYL; this is encoded by the coding sequence ATGGCCGGCGAGGATGCGTTCGATCTTCCAATGCTCAGGTCAGTCAGCAAAGACCTCTTGGAGTGCCGGGTATTGATCGATGAGCGGGGCCTGTTCGAGCTGACCGCGGAAGCACTGCAGGAGACGACACGTCCTGCACCGTTCGACGGTCAGAAGCGTCAGGCGGTGTTCAACCCCATCCACGCCCAGCGCTTCATCACACATTTGGAGCAGACGCGTCAGGTGTCGGCTGCGCGGGTGTTGACCGCGCTGGAACAGGGGATGGGTCTGAGTCGGGAGTCTGCGCGGGCCGGCACTTCTCATCGTGCATCGCAGTGGAGCCTTCTTCGATGGTTCGGATCTATCCACATGATGGCGGATGCGACAGCACAAGAGCTCGCGACGGGGCTTCTTCGCGATGCCACCAGCCGCGGAGTGAGCCCTAGGACACAGGCGTACTACGAGGATTGTGCTGAACACATGGCGGCGTGGTTCGCGTTGCCGTGGAGCAGGGACCTGCTGCAACGGTGGGATGCGGCTGGTATCCGGATGCGCGAGCCTCGCTCTACCTGCCAGCGGACCATTCCCGGAACCAAGGTCACGATGGTTTCGGCCCCAGAACGATCAACAAGCTCAGACGGTCACGAGATAAAGCCGATCACCGAACAGGATCGGGAGGCGGAGCGAAGGCGGACACGGGACGGGTCGCGTGCGGTTGACGACGTCTACCGCCACGGCGGACATGTCATTCGATCTGATGACGCCGACTACGTGTACTGCCCGGAAAACCCATCTTTGGATGTCGTCGACACCCGGCAAGGGTTCCGGACTGTTCTCACGCGCAGCGAGTTTCACCGATTCTTGGCCAAAGGACCCGGAGCGGTCCCGCCCAGCACCCCAGCCGCGGACAGTATGTGGGCACAGATCCGGGATGCCCACCCTGGCGCATTCCGTATCGGTTCTCGTGGCCAGCTCCCGCAGCACCCGGCCGTTACCTCAGCGGGAGCTTTGTACATGTACACCCGGGCAACCGGGCAGATCGTGGTGGTTCTTGCCGGCAGCCTGCAGTCGGCGATCGATGCGCTTGAAAGCGACTCGGATGTCGCCTTTGCTCGTACCCGCAGCGTGTGGGTACCTGGAAGCATCGAAACGCTGCGCCGCGACAGTCCGGTGTTACGGGACGGGTCACCGAGTCCGCTGCAGCGCGGCCGGACACGACTCATTCAATCCGAGGACGATTGGGCCAATGTTCCGCACATCGCCGGTATCTATCGGATCCATCTCATCGACGAGCTCGGCCCCAGCGTGTACATCGGCCGTAGTCAAGACCTTCGTATCCGGCCACGTCGTCACGAAAAAACCGCCGGTCGGTCATGGAGCGATGGGACCAGCCTGGGCATCGTAAAAATTGAGCTGATCCGCGTCAAAGGCAACGACCAAGGGCACGCCTGGTCGATGTTCGATCTGGATAACGCCGAAGCTCTACACATCGCCCGCGCCCAAGAACGTGCCCTGCAGGGCGGGCCACGGGTTTTGAACATCACCGGTGGGCGCAACGGGCCACCGAGCCGTCCACGCAGCCAGATGTACGTCTGGAAGGCCGAGAGCTCGAACCCGCCTCTCGAACAGGCCCCAGGCTGGATTTTAAAAGGCGAACCAGAATCTTACTTGTAA